The genomic DNA ccccctccccctggTCCCAGGGCTGTCCCTCACCCCTGCCCACAGGTGACCGAGCCCCTCAGTAAACCTTGTTCACAGGTGCCTTCCCTTTGGTCCCTCAGAAGGCACCCCGACCCCTCACACAGCCCAGCTGCTGGCTTACCCGTTCATCCCGAGGCTCTCACCCTGCTCCCCTACCTTGGACACTCACGCCCGGCCCCTCATCACATGCCAGCTCCTCACCTGTCCACTCAAAATCAGTTCAGTCACCAAACCCGGTGCCGTCACTCCCCAGCccctcagccccagccctccGGCCCAAACTGACTGctcactcacagaacccgacccTGACCAGGCCGATCGCAGCGGCGACGCTAGGTGAGTTCAGGCCTCCGCCATCACTCCTCAGGCGCACCAgccgcgccccgccccgcgccaCACGCAACCCGCGCCCCCGCGCACCACACGTAACCGCCCAGCGACGCGCCGCTGGGCAGTAGCGTGCCAGCTCATTGGCTGAGCCAGGCCAAAGCCGGAGCGTCGTGCTTGTTTCCTGGCAACGGCCGAACGCAGGGGCGGGGTCGCCCACAGACTTCAGCGGGAGGAGTACCGCCTCTTTCCCCCCAGGTTCCGCCCCCTCGGTCTGTAAACCCCGCCCTTCTGGAGGACTCCGGCGCGTCATAGGGAAAGACCTCCAGGGAGGCGGAGGGGGAAGAAGGCGGAGCCTGAAGTGGAAAGGTCGAACTCGAACCAGGGGGCAGAAGGCGGGACCTACTGAGAAACTTTAAGAGGCAGAGAACGCTCAGAGGAAGGGGTTTAGGGGAGAGATGGGGTTGAGGAAATAGCCGTAGTGGGGCGGGGCCACGGGTCCTGGGCGGTGCTTAGAGTGGACGGGTGAGCGAGAAAACAGGCGGGGATAGCACGAAAGGATAGATCTGAAGGGAGGAGTGAGTAGGTGGGAGCCGCCTGCGGAAAAGCTGAGCGGGAGACGGCTGACTGAGAACCAGTTAGCTCAGTTTTGATCCACCTGCGCACTTGACTTGTATAGTACCGGCAATGACGGCTCCTCCTTTGCTCCCCCAACACTACTTCCCAGTAATCCCCCGGACACTTGCTTGTTCAGTCATTTAACGAACACGGAATAAGCACCTCCATGTCAGGCAGGATTCCAGATCTATTAGAACCGGTCTCTGCCCTCCAGAACCTCAGCCCTTTAGCCAGACAGTTCCAACATACCGTGATAAGTGCCATCAAGGAGGGGCAGTTAGCATGATTTGTGAGTACAGAAGATGAGGGGAAAGAAGGGCGAAGGAGCTTAGGGAAGTCTTCCATGTAGGAAATGTCTGAGCAGAGTCTTGAGAGACAAGCAAGAGTCAGATAAACTAAGAGAAATGGAAGTTTCAAATAAGGTCTGTAGTTTAACTGAAAACATTGCACTAATGTTAATTCCCTGGTTTTGATCATTGTACTCTGGTTATATAAGATGATAACAGGGGAACATGGGTAAGGACTTTCTGTACtgcttttgcaacttttctgtaagcctaaaattagttcaaaataaaaagtatttaaaaagaaaaagaaatggaagtttCAACCCAAAGGATCAGCACATACCAAGTCAAGGAAGAATGAACGTGCACAGGTGCTCTCGGAAACACAATCAACACAGCTTATCTGGAACCTAGAGGACATGCAAGGGAAACATTGTGAGATGAGGCTGAAGGCACAGACAGGTCAAGCACTAGTGAGCTGTGTAGGCAATGTTAAGGAGTTTAGATTTTATCCTTGGAATAATAGAGAACTATTAAGAATTTTATACATGGTCGGATTGATAAGGCCCAAGTAAGGATGCAGAGAGATAGGCATATGGGCAttaaaaggcagaggaccagggCTTGATGATTAGATGAGTATAAATGGAAAATAAGGGAAAGGATGGAAAACTGGTGCTTAGTTTATATAAGTCTAAACCCAGGCAAAACTAAACTATGGTATTAGAAGTCAGGTTAGTGATTTCCTTTGGAAAAACATTGACTGGCAGGAGGCAGAAGGGACTTCTGAGGTGAATGCTGGTACATGGGTGTGTTCACTTCCTGAAAGGCATCAAGCTGTATGTGCACTTTTCTATATGTATGTTACTATGCTGTGCAACAAATCATGCCAAACTTAGTGGGATAAAACAACTGCCATTTTATTATGCTCACAGATTCTAGGATTTCAATCAAAACACAGTTGGAATGGCGTACCTCTGTTCTATGATGTCTAGGACCTCATCTAGGAAGCTTGCATGCCTTGGGGTGACTTGAAGCTGGTGGCTGGAATCATCTGGAGGCTTCTTCAGTCATATGTCTGATGACTGGACTGAGACAACTCAAAGGGTGAACTCAGCTTGGGCTGTCAAACAGAATACAGAGGCATGAATGCTACTTGTGGCTTGGGCGGGCTTCCCACAGGGCAGCTGCTAGGTTCCAAGAGGGAGTATCCTGAGAGGGACCTTCCAGACAGCAAGCATTTGAGAGAACCAGAAGGAAGCTGCGTGGCCTTACAATCTAGCCTCAGAagtcacacaacttcactcttgCTGTACTCTGTTGACTGAAATAGTCACAGAGGAAAGTGTCAAAGAATTTGTGACTTTTTTTAAACTGCAACAATGTCATACAGTGATAATGatgatagtaataatagtaaagaCTAGTGCTAAATGTTCTGGCTGCTAGGCCAGGGATAgggattttaagagaaaaagcaaatggGAGAAGATAATGAGCTCTGTTATAGAATCAATGGGATGAAGGTGACTGTGAGATATACAGATGCGGACATCACCCAGCGAGCAATTAGTGGTAGCTCAGAGAGAGTTCTTGGGAATTattaaatgggaaagaaaatccTGTGAGTGACCAAGACTGGTCAGAAAGAGTCAGGAGGATGGAAAGAGAAGACGGTCTATGAAAGAGTCCTAAAAACTCCAACACAGAAGGGAGGGATAGAGGGGCTTATGCAAGAATCTaagaagaaagttaaaaaaagagagagaaatgatggTGTCACAGCAGCCATGGAAAAAGAGgactccaaaaaaataaaataaaatgttgggtACAATAGATGTTTTTTCCATGCAACTCTCCAAAACACATATCTGACCATATCACTTAATTGTGCAAAATGCTTCACAAGTTCTCCATTGCCTTAAGATAAAGCTGTCCTTTTTCTACCACTCAAGCCTCATCTTTACCACTAGCCCCTCAGATTCTCTACAAAAACCAATAAGTGTTCTCCTGGTCACCCATGCTATTTGAAGTCTCTTTGCCTTTGTTCACTCTATGCACTTTGCCTCTAGTGTTCTTCATCCACCCATCTCTGTATTTGACTAACTCCTATACATCCTACAGAAcccaggatcagttgggagccaTCTTATGTTCTAGAATAGCCCTTTGTGTATCCACCTTATAGAGTACTCATCAGACTGATGTGTAATTTCCTATCTACTTATTTCCCCTACCAGACTGTGAGATTCTGGAAGTCGGGGAGtatatttcattcatcttttatcCCCAAAATTTAGCACAATAttggcctggcacatagcaggtgttcTGATTATGACTTGTTGACTGAGAAACATGACAGTAGTAAAAGGGACGTCAAGCCAAGGGAGAATTTTTcagtcttttgtttgtttggtatgGAAGAATTTAAGCATGttcacagaaatggaaaattGGAGGAAGTTGAGGATCTTCATGGACTAAGCTGGTGGGATCAGGTACTAGAGGGGACAGGAAGGGAATGGGGGCAAAACCCCCACAAGATGGCCCCCGTCGCACTCATCCAGCAGGAATGAGGTAAGAGGGTGCAATTTAGATAAAGGTGCAGATAGTGCAAACAGAGCTCACATCTGGTATGACAGGCATTCTTTGTCCCTGGAGATTAGTTCAGTAGCTGACACAAATGAGCCATTCAGTAAAtagttgttaaatgaataaatagtgaGGCTCAGGCCCAGAACTTGCACAAAGTAAAATATAATGAGCACCTGAGCCTACATTGgcacccaggtctcctgacttaAAGGGTGCCTATGTAGTTCAGCTTAGGATGGGGGAGAGACAAGGCCCAGCCTCACCTCTGAGGTGTGCACCCCCATCTTCTCCAGGGACCTTATTAGAGATGTTTAGCCGGGTAGGTGTAAGCCCAGGCCCTGGGAGACAGGGCAGGGCACTGGAGCCACACTGCCTCCGCCCCTTCAGTAGCGGCTGGCCCTGGTTGTGTTGCTAAGAGCTTCAGGAACCAAAGACATAGGAGTTGCAGCCCGAGACCAAGGGCAGCTCTTCCAGCGGGCAGGTAGTAGCCCCCACCTCCTGAAGCCACCTACAGGCAGAGGCCCCAGATATCTCACACCCAGGCACCAGGCCACAGAACCATGAGCCAGGACAGCAAAGTAAAGACGACAGAGTCCaaccccccagcccctgccaaggccaggtgagagagcCGGTTTCCCTGCATCATCTGTCCACCTCACTGGATGGAGACTGATTTCTCTTGGTGCCCCCAATGATAAACTCAACATGGAATGTCTGGTGAATAAATGAAGCACGACTTCCCTCTTTCCCACAGGAAGTCGCTGCCCATACTGGACCCATCTGGGGATTACTACTACTGGTGGCTGAACACGATGGTCTTCCCAGTAATGTATAACCTCATCATCATTGTGTGCAGGTTTGTCAGGGCACTAAGGGAAGGGACTCAAGCAGAGAATAGGGCTAAAGAGTGAGGCCAGGGAGAGGGGCAGTTCCTATGTGAGGGACCAGGACAGAGTGCTGAGTGGCTTGGAGAGACCACCTCACACAGAGGGTGCCCCTAAGCCAATCCTTCTGTCCCCACCACGCAGAGCCTGCTTCCCTGACTTGCAGCACAGTTATCTGGTGGCCTGGTTAGTGCTGGACTACATGAGTGACCTACTGTACCTACTAGACATCGTGGTGCACTTTCACACAGGTCAGTGAGCCCAGGACTAACCCTTTGCTCCATGTGCCTTTCCTAAAGCCTCTTCTTAACAAGAAAGTGGTCCCCTCCCTGATAGCACCTTCACCTACCGTTTTGGTTTGACAACATCCCTATGCTCTCCCCAGAAACACTGAAGCAGGGTGATGCCCACCTCCACCCTGTCCCCATGACTGTCCCCCTGTCCTACCCTAGTTTGCCCACCACACCCTTATTACTGAAGCAGGAAGACGCCTTGCCAGTCCCAAACCTGTCATCCCACAGCTGACTCAGCCTGTCTGCCCCACCCTCTCCACAGGATTCTTGGAGCAGGGCATTCTGGTGGTGGACAAGGGTAGGATCTCAAGTCGTTATGTGAGCACCTGGAGCTTCTTCTTAGACTTGGCTTCCCTGATGCCCACCGACGTGGCCTACGTGCAGCTGGGCCTGCACACACCCACACTGAGGCTGAACCGCTTTCTGCGTGTGCCACGCCTCTTTGAGGCCTTTGACCGCACAGAGACCCGCACAGCTTATCCAAACGCCTTTCGCATTGCCAAGCTGATGCTTTACATTTTTGTCGTCATCCACTGGAACAGTTGCCTATACTTTGCCCTGTCCCAGTACCTGGGCTTCGGGCGTGACGCCTGGGTGTACCCGGACCCGGCGCAGCCTGGCTTTGAGCGCCTGCGGCGCCAGTACCTCTACAGCTTCTACTTCTCCACGCTGATCCTGACCACCGTGGGCGACACGCCACTGCCGGCGCAGGAGGAGGAGTACCTGTTCATGGTGGGCGACTTCCTGCTGGCCGTCATGGGCTTCGCCACCATCATGGGCAGCATGAGCTCCGTCATCTACAACATGAACACTGCAGACGCAGCCTTCTACCCGGACCACGCGCTGGTGAAGAGGTACATGAAGCTGCAGCACGTCAACCGTCGGCTGGAGCGGCGCGTTATTGACTGGTGAGGATGCTGGGGTCCCAGACCTGGGCAAGGAGAGCTATACTTGACACAGTCTGAGGAAGGTGGCTGGGTTCTTACTGCCCGGGAAGCCAGGCAGGGCAGTCAAGATGTGGCATTCGCTAGGGCGGGGCTGGAATTCACTGGGCGGGGCTTGGAAAAGGATGTCTTCCTCTAACTGGATCTGGACTTAGGCGAGGCGCTGGGTAGGAGACTGATAGGGAGGGGTGCTCCTGTATAAAGAAGGACAACCTGgaggccaagaaatggaaattgtCATTGCCTGGTAGGGCTCAGAAGGCCCTGGAAGGGGTAAGTTGAAAAGATCAATTCCCTCAGGAAATGGCCAACAAGATGGTTGCCTATGTCATAGTCATCCATACTGTGGACTCCACCAAGCTGGGGAGCGAGAGGAGAGGGCCTTAGAGACAGGGCTTGGTGACTGAAGTAAACCTCAGTAGGATGGCACAAGACAGCACTGACTGGTGGCTAGGATAGAGTCTGACAGGAGGTAAGGAGTATCTTATTCATTGTCAACTGGTAGAGGCTTTTAGTCCTTAGCTAGGTAAGATAGAAGAGGTCGAAACATATCTGTCACCAGCAGATTATGGGCTGAGGATATTCATCAGCCAACTGTCAGGAATTCCCATGACTCCTGCTCTTGGCTGAAACCAAGCTGAGCCCTGATGGAAGGAATACATCTGCAGGCATGTAGGGGGGCTGATGAAGAACTGTGTCCCCTTTGCCCCCAGGTACCAGCACCTGCAGATCAACAAGAAGATGACCAATGAGGTAGCCATCCTACAGCACTTGCCTGAGCGGTTGCGGGCAGAAGTGGCTGTGTCTGTACACCTGTCTACTCTGAGCCAGGTGCAGatcttccagaactgtgaggccaGCCTGCTGGAGGAGCtggtgctgaagctgcagccccAGACCTACTCACCAGGTGAATATGTCTGTCGCAAGGGCGACATTGGCCGAGAGATGTACATCATCCGTGAGGGTCAGCTGGCCGTGGTGGCCGATGATGGTGTCACACAGTATGCCGTGCTTGGGGCAGGGCTCTACTTTGGGGAGATCAGCATCATCAACATCAAAGGTGAGAACCCCAGCATTTGTTCCTGGGACAAATGGGTGGAGGGGATGGGGACAGCAGAACCCTGTACTGAGACCAGATGGTTCTTTGGGTCCTACAGACTCAGGCCTGAGTCCCTAGACAGCTCAGGAGAGAAGCAGGACCTGGAGGGTCTGTTCCCTGAGAAACTGAGCTAAGGTCAATGAGCAGGGCGGGCCCTTGGAAGAGAAAGTAGACCTCC from Manis pentadactyla isolate mManPen7 chromosome 9, mManPen7.hap1, whole genome shotgun sequence includes the following:
- the CNGA4 gene encoding cyclic nucleotide-gated cation channel alpha-4 produces the protein MSQDSKVKTTESNPPAPAKARKSLPILDPSGDYYYWWLNTMVFPVMYNLIIIVCRACFPDLQHSYLVAWLVLDYMSDLLYLLDIVVHFHTGFLEQGILVVDKGRISSRYVSTWSFFLDLASLMPTDVAYVQLGLHTPTLRLNRFLRVPRLFEAFDRTETRTAYPNAFRIAKLMLYIFVVIHWNSCLYFALSQYLGFGRDAWVYPDPAQPGFERLRRQYLYSFYFSTLILTTVGDTPLPAQEEEYLFMVGDFLLAVMGFATIMGSMSSVIYNMNTADAAFYPDHALVKRYMKLQHVNRRLERRVIDWYQHLQINKKMTNEVAILQHLPERLRAEVAVSVHLSTLSQVQIFQNCEASLLEELVLKLQPQTYSPGEYVCRKGDIGREMYIIREGQLAVVADDGVTQYAVLGAGLYFGEISIINIKGNMSGNRRTANIKSLGYSDLFCLSKEDLREVLSEYPQAQTVMEEKGREILLKMNKLDVNAEAAEIALQEATESRLKGLDNQLDDLQTKFARLLAELESSALKIAYRIERLEWQTREWPMPEEMAEADDEDEPGEGTSKGGEGRADQEGLPGPE